GGGGTATTTAGCGGGACGGTCTTTTGGATTGTCGCCTCCCTGGCCGGTTTATCGGCGCTAATTACGGCGCGGCCGGGCGTGCTGAGCATCTTGCAATTGCTCGGTGGGCTTTTCTTGCTGTACATGGGTGTATCGTCCCTGCGCAGCGGGTTAGCCGCGCGGCGCGCGCCCGCTCACGAGGTGGACACGGAAGACTATGCGGACCAGGCACGGGCGGCTGGCGATGCCGACGTCGAAGACATGACCAACTGGCGGGCCTTCAAGCTGGGGCTGGTGACTAACCTGTCGAACCCCAAGGCATTGGTGTTTTTCGGTGCGGTATTCGCCCAATTCATCCGCCCGGATATGTCCGTGGGGTGGACTATCGCGGTGGCGTTAATCCTCGCGGCCATGTCCTTTGTGTGGTTTTCCGCCTTTGCGCTGCTCGTGCGCGCGGCCGCGCGGTGGACGGCGCGGTATTCCGCCGGCATCGATATGGTCTCAGGCCTCGTCTTTGGCCTGCTCGGTGTGGTGATGGCCGGGGAGGGTGCCACCGCGCTGCTGAAATCACAGTAGTTACCTGTTTCGCTGCAGGTGAGACACTTCCTACAGTTGAATGCGTTAGTAAAAATGCATACGAATGTGGAGGTGTTAGGTGGCTATAGGTGCCCTTGTGACCCTGATGGGCGTATGGTTCGCGGCCATGGCTTCGCCGGGGCCGGATGTGGTGCAGATTATCCGCCTGGGTGCGCGGTCCACCCGCGCGGCGGTGTGGGTGGCCATTGGCAGCACGACGGGCCTTGCCCTGTGGACCATCGCTTCGCTCGCCGGGCTTTCGGCATTGATCTCTACGCATGAGGGCATCCTGGTGCTCCTGCAGGTCCTCGGCGGCAGCTATCTGCTGTGGATGGCCTATAGCGCGATTTCCTCCGGCCTGCGGGAACGGCGCGCACCCGCCACCGTCGTGGGCACGGAAAAGCAGGCACCCCAACCGCGAGGGTTTACCCCGGACGGAATTATTAAGGCAAAGACGGCCTACCGCATGGGGTTGGTCTGCGATCTTTCCAACCCCAAGGTGGTCATCTTTTTTGGCGCCATCTTTGCCAATTTCATCGACCCAGGAATGGGCGTGGGCGGAAACGTCGTCGTCGCCGCGGTACTGGTGCTGGAAAGCTTGGTGCTCTTCGTCGGCGTCGGCTTGAGCACGCGCGCGGTATCGAAGTGGATGGCCAAGAACTCGGCGTGGGTGGACATCGTCAGTGGCATCGTCTTCCTGCTCCTCGGCGTGGTTATCCTCTTTGAAGGCATCCGTGGGCTTATTGCGATGTAGGCTGAACTTATGATTTTTACTACCACAAATACCGTCGACGGTTATGAAATCACCAAATACCTGCGCATCATCGCTGGTGAGACCGTTACCGGCATCAATATGCTCAAAGACTTTGGGGCATCGATACGCAATATTACCGGTGGACGCGCCTCAGGCTATGAAAGCGAAGCCATCAAGGCCCGCGAGGCGGCGCTGGATGAATTGTGGCGCCGCGGCCAGGAATTGGGTGCTGATGGCGTGGTGGGCATCGCCTTCGACTATTCCCCAATGGGCACCAATAATGACATGCTGTTGGTCACCGCCACGGGCACGGCGGTCTCCCTGCGCGCGCGTGACTAAGCCTGTCCACCCCCACCCATAGCCGCGCGGCAACGGGCTCTGGGTAAGCTGGGCGGCATGCTTGAGGTTGCAATTTCTGGCGAGTCCATCAAATTGGGCCAGTTTATTAAACTGGCCAGCTTGGTCGGAACCGGTGGTGAAGCCAAGGAACTTATCGCAGAAGGCGCGGTCACGGTCAACGGTGACACCGAGACCCGCCGCGGCGCTACGCTGCAGATTGGCGATGAGGTGTGCATCGAAGGCACCTGCGCGCGCGTGGGCGAGCCCGACGATGATGATGACTATTTTGATGAAGCCACCGCAGACGATGACTTTGATCCGGAAAAGTGGAGGAATCTATAAATGCCCGCATTTGAAGCCGAAGTAGGCATGCCCTACTGGATCGATCTGACCACCTCGGATCCGCGCAAGTCCGCCCACTTTTATGAGCAGGTCTTGGGCTGGGAAATTTCGGCCGAGACCCAGGAGGACAACCCCTATCAGATGGCGCGCCTGCAGGGCCTGCCCATCGCCGGCCTCATCCCGCAGCCGGAGGAAGCCCCCACGCCGGATACCTGGGTGACCTACTTCCTCTCCAAAGACATCGACGGCGATTGCCAGCGCACGGAGAACCTCGGCGGGAGGATCCTCGCCGCGCCCCAGCCCGTGCAGCTGGGCCACATGGCCCTGCTTGCCGATGCCGCCGGTGGCATGTTCGGCCTCATCCAGCCCTCTGGCCCAGAGCACTTCGTCGCCGGTGGCGAACCCGGCACCCCGGTATGGCACGAGCTGACCGCCACGACGCGATTCCAGCAGGCCATGGACTTTTATGGCGAGCTATTCAACTGGGAGATTCGCGCCATGGAGTCTGAGGACGAGAATTTCATTTACGCCACCGTGGAAGAAGACGGCGCCCCGTTCGCGGGCCTGTGGAATGCTGAAGGCCAGTTCCCACCCCAGGTGCCGAGCTTCTGGCAGACCTACCTAGGGGTGCGCGATATCGATGAAGCCGCCAAGAAAGCGGTAGAGCTCGGCGGTGAAATCATCCGCGAGCCGTGGGATTCCCCCTTCGGGCGCATGTGCCTGCTCGCGGATTCCACCGGCGCGACCGTCACCCTGACTGAGGTCGAAGACGCCCCCGAGGATGAGCCCACCGAATCCGACGACGTGCTCAACCCCACCAGGGACTAAGCGCGGGGAGAGAGGCGTTGATGACAGGCTCCTCTGATTTGGCACAGCGCGTGCTAGCCATCGTGGCCGTTATCCCGCCCGGCAATGTGTCCTCCTACGGGGAGGTGGCAAAACTCGCCGGGTGCGGGGCCCGCAATGTCGGCACCGTGATGAATAGGCACGGCGGTAACGCCGCCTGGTGGCGCGTGGTCCGCGCCAATGGTGCCTCCCACGATCCCGTTCGCGCGGAAGAATACTGGAACCGCGAGGGCATCGAGCACTCCCACGGGCGCGTCGCCATGCATAAGCACGGCATGGATGCGCGGGACCTAGAAGTATTGCTGCGATAGATAGTACAATAGGGAAACTTTTTGCATTTATAGCCTGCGGCGATGTACATCCACGGCTACGCTATATGCGTTATGAAAAAATTAGCTATTGGTTCTCTCGTTACCGCACTTTCCTTCGTGACCATTCCCGCTGCCCAAGCGGTCAGCCTCGATCCCCAATCAGTGCCTGATCGTACGCAGATCACCGTTAGGCACGATTCCGGCGCCACCGTCTCGACTGCCAATAGTCACGAGTCCCGCCCGGCGCTATCCTTGAGCAAGCTCTACCTGGGATATTGGGTGCTMAAGTATGGTTCTGCCGCCGATAAGGCCCAAGTGRAAAATATGATTCGCTATAGCGACGATAATGTGGCCAGCGACCTGGACCGCCGCTACCCGCAGGCCATTCCCAGCATCATCCAAGAATTCGGGCTGAGTGAAACTCACTACACCGGCTACTGGGGAACCACGCAGACCTCGAC
This is a stretch of genomic DNA from Corynebacterium accolens. It encodes these proteins:
- a CDS encoding YbjQ family protein, which translates into the protein MIFTTTNTVDGYEITKYLRIIAGETVTGINMLKDFGASIRNITGGRASGYESEAIKAREAALDELWRRGQELGADGVVGIAFDYSPMGTNNDMLLVTATGTAVSLRARD
- a CDS encoding MGMT family protein, producing the protein MTGSSDLAQRVLAIVAVIPPGNVSSYGEVAKLAGCGARNVGTVMNRHGGNAAWWRVVRANGASHDPVRAEEYWNREGIEHSHGRVAMHKHGMDARDLEVLLR
- a CDS encoding VOC family protein — protein: MPAFEAEVGMPYWIDLTTSDPRKSAHFYEQVLGWEISAETQEDNPYQMARLQGLPIAGLIPQPEEAPTPDTWVTYFLSKDIDGDCQRTENLGGRILAAPQPVQLGHMALLADAAGGMFGLIQPSGPEHFVAGGEPGTPVWHELTATTRFQQAMDFYGELFNWEIRAMESEDENFIYATVEEDGAPFAGLWNAEGQFPPQVPSFWQTYLGVRDIDEAAKKAVELGGEIIREPWDSPFGRMCLLADSTGATVTLTEVEDAPEDEPTESDDVLNPTRD
- a CDS encoding RNA-binding S4 domain-containing protein; this translates as MLEVAISGESIKLGQFIKLASLVGTGGEAKELIAEGAVTVNGDTETRRGATLQIGDEVCIEGTCARVGEPDDDDDYFDEATADDDFDPEKWRNL
- a CDS encoding LysE family translocator, which codes for MTISSLLTLMGIWLAALVSPGPDIVQVIRVAPRSTCAGLLCAVGVFSGTVFWIVASLAGLSALITARPGVLSILQLLGGLFLLYMGVSSLRSGLAARRAPAHEVDTEDYADQARAAGDADVEDMTNWRAFKLGLVTNLSNPKALVFFGAVFAQFIRPDMSVGWTIAVALILAAMSFVWFSAFALLVRAAARWTARYSAGIDMVSGLVFGLLGVVMAGEGATALLKSQ
- a CDS encoding LysE family translocator, whose protein sequence is MGVWFAAMASPGPDVVQIIRLGARSTRAAVWVAIGSTTGLALWTIASLAGLSALISTHEGILVLLQVLGGSYLLWMAYSAISSGLRERRAPATVVGTEKQAPQPRGFTPDGIIKAKTAYRMGLVCDLSNPKVVIFFGAIFANFIDPGMGVGGNVVVAAVLVLESLVLFVGVGLSTRAVSKWMAKNSAWVDIVSGIVFLLLGVVILFEGIRGLIAM